tttaaacagaaaaaagacCTGGTCAGTCAGGACTTGTCGGTCCGTGAAAATGGTAACATCTAAAAGTTCTCACcttatgtttttgtcttttcagtgCTCTCCACGTGTTTTGCACTCTTCGGACCTGTGCCATGTTCTGTTGACCCTGCAGCTGATCCATGAGGACACCATGTCGATGCACTTTATAAGATTCTgactgcagcggcagcagcgaaTCCCTCAACCCATGAATGAGAACCGAGCTGGGTCACAACCCTCACGCAGCCGCAAACCCCCGAGGGACGGTCAGAGATGTTGCAGAGGTTCGCCAGCGCGCTGTTTGGAGGAAAGGTGGAGGAGTTGAGTCGACACGGTCGACcagagggggagaaggggccagagaaggaggatgaagagtggATCCTGGTCAATTACCTGGGTGAGGCCCGCACGGAGGACCTAAACTGTCAAAAAAATTATGGCTGTTGGTTTAAAGTTAGAAGTAAAACACATGAGATCCCCCAACAATCGGGGGagagaagaaacaggaaaagggTGCATGGGTCTATTTTCTAGGTCatggtttaaatgatgagctCTGTCTAACTTTAGTCACCTCTGTTGGCTCCGAGGCTGCATTTAAAAGTAGCTCTAGCACAGAATAGATGCTGCTGTGAGCCAACTGTCAGAGCTCAGAGGGCTACAGCTCTGAGTTTGACCCGAATATAACCGAGAACTTTCAGGCCAGTTCCTCTCAGGTCAGTTGGACGTTCAGAGCTTTGCTGTTTCCTGTCGGCACTGTTAAACAGGGATTTCTGTGTGaagttgtgtgtatgtgtgtgtgtggggggggtgtccagAAACAAGCCTTTGCGGTTTGGACGACAGATCTAAAAGGCTCTATCTGCTGGTCACCGGTGGTCATTACAATGCGTGTTGTTTGGTAAATTAGTGAACAGCCGGTTAAAGAGTCTTCATTTGCTTCCCCACAGCTGAACCCTGCTCGGCCCAGTGTGATTCTGGCCTCTCTGAATCCACCATTGgtcctgaggaggaggacgaagacctGGTGATGATCCCCTCGCCTATGGCCAGTCCCCCAATCCGCTATGCTTCCTGTACGTCGCTCAACTCTACAGCTGAAACGGACCcagatggaggagtggaggaggaggaggaagaagaaaatgggTTCTTCCGTCTGGATGTGGGCTCTTTGGAGGAGAGCTGGtttgtcacccccccaccctgcttCACTGGCCGTGGCAGCCAGCCTGTCCTGGAAACCAGCCCACTGGAAAACCTGCTGATCGAGCACCCCAGCATGTCCGTCTATGCCTACCACAGCCCCCCCAGACTGACCCTCGACACCCTTCCACACTCCCTGGACCTGGGCCTGTTACCTGAAAATAAGACCATTGCTTCAAAAAGCAAGTGTGAAGGTGTGAAGAAGGGCAGACGAACGCTGGACGGCACCCATCGCAGGTCAGTCCAGCTTAAACTGCAGAGGCAGTTAGAGGCTCTTTAAAGGTTGGTTTTGGGTTTCTGTCCTAGAATTTGATTAACGTTCGCCTCCCtgtcgccccctgcaggccagagGCAGCCATCTTCCAACGCCACTCCAGCCAGCACTCTGCTCACGGCGGCCTCCTGCGACAGCGGGTGAGCAGCGCCACACAGTCCACCCCCCCGCTGTCCCGCAATGCCCTGCGACGCCTCAACCTGCTGCGCCCTCCAAAGGTCAACACCATGCACCTGCACCAGCCCAGCCAGCGACACCTGAACTTCTGACATCTTCACACCGGccgttctcacacacacacacacacacactttggtcaCCAGCAACACACCCTGCCCCCCGTCTCTTCTCAAATGTGATTGGATGGTGAAATaagctcctcttccatccttcctcctaTACactgaggaaggaaggaaggatgcaAAGACATGCGTCTCctagttgccatggagatgtttCACTCTCTTCTTATGTAGGGTTGATGCGGTAGGTCACTTTACCCAGCGGCTGGTTCAGGAGGCGTAAAGTTGATGTCGGGGTCCAGTCTCTTGGGCCCTGATGGGACTCAATCATGTGACCCGGTGTTTCCGGTGAATCGGCAGTAACAACCTGGACTAGTGAAGAAAATGAGCTTTGACCTGGTGAAAAGGTGGTTTCAACAGCTCTACTCTAATGGATCagctgcatgatgggaaatgtagAATCAGAGGTTTAAGCAGCTTCTTACCTGTTTAAACAAACAAGTCAGGATATTTAAGAGCTTCACTTTCCTTTACTCTCATTTAAACATGCATCTTCATTTCTTTAACAACAAACCTTTGGCTTCAAGTTGAGGTTTCATCATTTAGACATTGGTTGAGGAGGAGTGAATCGGACTGTCTCCCCCCTCACAATCCGGCAGGGGACCCTCACCACCCAGTTTCGCCGTGGTGAGAGTGGATTTTGCGCCGCTGAACCTGCGTCTGACTTTAGAATTCAGTACTTTtcaatttttttcctttaaaaattttaaaaagaaaacatactGGGTTAAATATCACTAAACGCCTTGTTTTAACGGTAGTGGTGAAGGTAATGgaaatgaaaaatgtatttaaaaaacttctaaaatattttttgaaaGATAAACAGATCAGTACATATCAGTATGAAACTCTAAGTTAGTGTGTTGAGTTCTGCTGCGTTCAGAATGTTGAGAAAATGGTTTCTTCTTGTATTTTGGTTTGTTCTTTGGCAAATCTGCAGTTCACTTCTCAGGGTCGAACAATCACCTTTTTCTGGTTAGGAACGATGACTTGATGCTGTCGCTTGTGCTGCACCTGTTCTGCTGATTCAGTTCTGACCCGCCGCGAGCTCCGAGCAGCCTGTTTTAATGAGTATTTTAATCCCGGACTGTGAAAATTTACTGGTAGATGTCGAAGATCTGGAGAGGAGAGTTTTCATGTTTTACCTGAACCTGGGGTGGTTTTAGAACAATGTccttaattattttaaaacctGGACTTTTCATGTTAACTTAGTTACATTTACAAAAATAGTTAAACCAAAAATGTAGCACCAGTGGTTCATGGTAGTGTTgatggttttgttgtttgttcttttagGTTTGTCTGTGACCTTTGGCTTCTGTGAGCAGCATCATCGATATTTGACTCTCGAATATATTGAATATATTCTTTTTCAACATTATTTGAAGCAGGTTTAAAGCCAGCTGAATAAATCTGTAATCTTGAGGAAAACAGTCTGAACTTGAACCAATTGTGAGGTGGAGCACGGAACTACGGGCCTGACGCCAGCCCAGTTCTCGGTGTCCGGGTCCGATGGATTCTGAGCCCTGACAGCTCTCAGATCAGATTTTTACAATCAGCCGCAGTTTTTACAGTGTGACTTTGTTTTGTGGTCATGATGCCTTACTCGGATTCTGTTGACTTTAGTTAGAATCTCAAGTTAGCTGTAAATATACAACCATAGGATTTCTCTGGGTATTTACACTGTCCTTTTCTCTCTGATATTGACCTTTTTCCATGTGAACTCATGTTTGTACACAGACAGAAGGGATGATCTGCCTCCTGCTGTAAGGAGCCTtaaatctttgcttttttttatttcctcattgtgaaactaacagggattttttttttaatgtttttgttcaaTGCCTTGAAATTTTCGGATCACGTGCCTTCCAGCTCGAAAGTTTATGATGCCGTGACAGTGCATCCATGAAGAACTTGAACCCCCTTTTTCTTGGCTGAAAACTGGAGCCCACAGCCGGACACCCCAGCCCAACTATGCACCACTCTGAAATCATTCATCGGTTCCACAGACTCAAACGGACAGAATAATGTAgcaaaaatgttcctttttctGTGGTTGTTAAAGAAGTCTGGAGAATATTCtgtggcatttttatttttcactaaGTGTTTGTTGCTTTTTACTTGTTTAGTTTACTGAAAAAAATACAGCACTTtgccaaaaaggaaaaaaagttgtAGGAATTGTAGTGTTTCTATTTATCAGATTAACTCATCTGGTTTGTTTTGTATGTGTGGCAGATCAGATGGGAACAGTGCAGACATGTGATCACCTATTAgcctttaataaatgttttcataCACACCTCGTCTCTGATGGCTTCCTCTGCGCttcgtggtcatgtgaccctgttCTTGTGTTCTCTGGACAATGGCTCAAAAGCCCCCATTAACAACACACACTGAGCTGTTGATTGTCTATATAATTGTCGACTCTGAAGacacaaatatagaaaaacCTAAACAAAAAGTTTTTTGTCAACCTTATAAATGTTGCTGGAGGCCTTTATGCCTGAAACTGCAGTGTCTTTAAAACTTTTGAAGTAAGTTTCTGTCTCAGAGAGAGCAGAACTTTCTGTATTTGTGCTTCAACAACATCCAGTGGTTCATTTGGCAGGTTGGTTATGTGTTTACAGTATataatcaaaataaaatgaacccTTTTTTATGGAAAGGAATTAATTTACAAAATAAGAATTTTGATACTCGTGCCGACAGACATAGTTCCAGCTCGATAGTTCCAAAGCAATCCTCCTAGAGACGGACGTCCTGGTGATGTAGCCGTTCCTCTCCGTCTATAAGAAATGACCGATTGGGTCACATCcggtgtggtgtttgtgtgtgtttgtgcacgatTTCTTGGGTGGAGCATCGTTTGTACTCTCATCGAGTGAGTTTAGGCTAACATGAGCTGAAGATGGTCTTTTCGGGTTGTGAGTCTCCATCTGGTTAGAGCACAATTAGTTCTTATGCATATCAATAATCAACATTGTACTTTTCCCACTCTGCATTTATTCGCTAATTTGCATGTATGTCGCTTGTAAGGGAGACAGAAGATAAACATGAAACAGTTTGACTGCCATTAAGCGCCTGTTTGACAGCAGCACCACGTGCTCGCTTTGTTTACATCCTGGGAAGGAAGCACGCGGCCACCTCCTCTCGCTTTCTTATTGGTGCGACTCCGCATAGACCACACCTCCGGTAACACTGCTATGCGGAAGTTGTGTCGGTCCTTCGATAAAAACAGTAATTATTTCAGTTATTGGCGCGTTTTAGTGCAGTTTTCTGTAGCAGCGTGACTCCGCTGCATCTACCGAGCCGTTAAAATTTAACCGGAATTTGCAGAATTCTGTGATTACGAGAAAAAGTCAAATTGTGTTTGCGAATGCAGGCTCCGGATAAATGTAGACTAAAAACATGTTAATCGCTCTCGGGTGGCTCGAATATCCATCTACAGCCGCCGCATTAACGCTATAGTCTGATTTAAACAGTTCGGCGCTGTTCGTTAGCTTAACGCTCGGTTCGAATTTGAACATTTAGCGCGTTTCTGTAAACCGGGAAGGCGCATGCGCAGTGCGCCCGGACGTACGCGTATATGAGGATTGGCGCCGGCGCCACAGCTGATACTCATCCATTCATCTCCGAGGAGGTAAGAGAGCAGAGCCGACTCCGGCTTAAATAAGGCTCATTTTCTGTCCCCTTCTCTAGTTTACTCCTTCGTGTTTGGATCGGTCTTCCGTCTGAGGTCGCGGTGTTTGGGGTTTTATTACAGCTAATTCGAGCTTCTTCGCCTGAGCTCTGCTTTATCTTTAGCATCTCAGGGACCATCTGACTTTATCTCGACTCCGTGGTAGACT
The DNA window shown above is from Takifugu flavidus isolate HTHZ2018 chromosome 10, ASM371156v2, whole genome shotgun sequence and carries:
- the tp53inp1 gene encoding tumor protein p53-inducible nuclear protein 1, producing MLQRFASALFGGKVEELSRHGRPEGEKGPEKEDEEWILVNYLAEPCSAQCDSGLSESTIGPEEEDEDLVMIPSPMASPPIRYASCTSLNSTAETDPDGGVEEEEEEENGFFRLDVGSLEESWFVTPPPCFTGRGSQPVLETSPLENLLIEHPSMSVYAYHSPPRLTLDTLPHSLDLGLLPENKTIASKSKCEGVKKGRRTLDGTHRRPEAAIFQRHSSQHSAHGGLLRQRVSSATQSTPPLSRNALRRLNLLRPPKVNTMHLHQPSQRHLNF